Proteins from one Mesotoga infera genomic window:
- a CDS encoding DUF1848 domain-containing protein, translating into MILSVSRRTDIPAFYSEWFFNRLKERFALVRNPMNPHQISRVDISPKNIDCIVLWSKDPEKMIGRLDELAGYTYYFQFTITPYNRDIEPNLRDKREIFGTFVKLSEMIGRERVIWRYDPVIVTDRFTLEWHLKAFESMAGKLCKYTDKCVISFVDLYRKILRNIRTVGAKELAEGDLQALAGGFSDIAKANDLVLESCSELVDLSAYGIQHGRCVDDRLISKLLGRELTVSNDRNQREACGCVESVDIGAYNTCPNGCLYCYANYSKSTVDKNRRAYDPDSPMLCDRPGGDDRITIRKKKESKDNQTKLF; encoded by the coding sequence ATGATATTGAGCGTTAGCCGGAGAACCGATATTCCGGCCTTTTACAGCGAATGGTTTTTCAACAGGCTCAAAGAGAGGTTCGCTCTTGTCAGAAACCCCATGAACCCTCACCAGATCAGCAGGGTAGATATATCACCCAAAAATATAGACTGTATAGTTTTATGGTCGAAGGACCCGGAAAAGATGATCGGTAGACTCGACGAACTCGCCGGCTACACCTATTACTTCCAGTTCACCATAACCCCCTACAACAGAGATATAGAGCCCAACCTCAGAGACAAGAGAGAGATTTTCGGGACTTTCGTGAAGCTCTCCGAAATGATCGGCAGGGAGCGCGTAATCTGGAGGTATGACCCGGTGATCGTAACGGACAGGTTCACGCTCGAGTGGCATTTGAAGGCCTTCGAATCTATGGCCGGAAAGCTCTGCAAATACACCGACAAGTGCGTTATCAGTTTCGTGGACCTTTACAGGAAGATACTTCGCAACATCCGGACAGTCGGGGCGAAGGAGCTGGCGGAGGGGGATTTGCAGGCCCTTGCCGGGGGTTTCTCGGATATTGCTAAAGCCAACGATCTGGTTCTTGAGAGCTGCTCGGAACTCGTGGATCTGTCGGCATACGGCATTCAACACGGAAGATGCGTTGACGACAGGCTCATCTCGAAACTGCTCGGAAGGGAACTGACCGTCTCGAATGACAGAAACCAGCGGGAAGCCTGCGGCTGCGTCGAGAGTGTGGATATAGGAGCCTACAACACCTGCCCGAACGGCTGTCTTTATTGCTACGCGAATTACAGCAAGAGTACCGTGGATAAGAACCGTCGGGCTTACGATCCCGACTCTCCAATGCTGTGTGACAGACCCGGAGGAGATGACAGGATAACCATCAGAAAGAAGAAAGAGAGTAAGGATAACCAGACCAAACTTTTCTAG
- a CDS encoding methionine ABC transporter permease translates to MAGEILKATLETLYMVLVSGFLATLFGIPLGVVLFLLSRSKKWRRLYIVFDLFVNVFRSIPFIILVLLLIPVTKNVMGTIIGPNAAIFNLTIAAIPFMARLSENSFNGVPRGIIDSSDSMGLNRSQFIFRVLIPETLPEQIGNITVLLINLVTYTAIAGAVGAGGLGQLAINYGYYRFQWDVVLYAVIVLVSISQVLQFTGGRLSRLLRR, encoded by the coding sequence ATGGCCGGTGAGATACTGAAAGCCACGCTTGAGACACTCTATATGGTTCTGGTCTCCGGTTTTCTCGCGACTCTCTTTGGAATACCCCTCGGAGTGGTTCTCTTCCTGCTCTCGAGATCCAAGAAGTGGCGGAGACTCTACATAGTGTTCGATCTGTTTGTTAACGTCTTCCGCTCAATTCCCTTCATAATACTGGTTCTGCTTTTGATTCCCGTCACGAAAAACGTCATGGGTACAATCATAGGGCCGAACGCCGCGATCTTCAACCTAACGATAGCCGCTATCCCTTTCATGGCAAGGCTTTCAGAGAACTCCTTCAACGGAGTTCCACGCGGGATTATAGATTCTTCCGATTCCATGGGACTCAACAGATCGCAGTTTATATTCAGAGTTCTGATTCCCGAAACGCTACCAGAGCAAATAGGAAATATCACCGTGCTTCTGATCAACCTCGTGACCTACACCGCAATAGCGGGAGCCGTCGGAGCTGGCGGTCTTGGACAGCTGGCCATAAACTACGGTTACTACAGGTTCCAGTGGGACGTGGTACTGTACGCGGTAATAGTACTGGTGAGCATAAGTCAGGTACTGCAATTCACTGGGGGAAGACTCTCCAGACTATTGAGGAGATGA
- the heR gene encoding heliorhodopsin HeR, with protein sequence MENVYKKLRTFNMIMAFLHLIQGVVMLILSNDSTLTITRNYLAFDREIMKLVPATENLFNLRMGPFIASFLFMSSIAHFIVSTFGFKWYARNLERGINYARWYEYSISSSVMIVALAMFSGMLDIVSLMLLFTVNGLMNLFGLMMELHNQTTEKTNWTSFVFGSIAGAVSWVAVFIYLFTSLGKANVQFPSFVYAIIVTFLVFFNSFAINMFLQYKKIGPWKNYLFGENVYVILSLVSKSLLAWQVFAGTLRPV encoded by the coding sequence ATGGAAAACGTCTACAAAAAGCTCCGCACCTTCAACATGATAATGGCCTTTCTGCATCTGATCCAGGGAGTTGTCATGCTTATCCTGAGCAACGATTCGACCCTCACCATCACGAGGAATTATCTGGCCTTCGATCGTGAAATAATGAAGCTCGTTCCCGCAACCGAGAATCTTTTTAACCTGCGGATGGGCCCCTTCATAGCCAGTTTTCTCTTCATGTCGTCCATAGCCCATTTCATAGTCTCGACTTTCGGGTTCAAGTGGTACGCGAGGAATCTCGAGAGGGGCATCAATTATGCGAGGTGGTACGAGTATTCGATCAGCTCTTCGGTGATGATAGTAGCGCTGGCCATGTTTTCCGGGATGCTCGATATAGTTAGTCTCATGCTCCTCTTCACCGTGAACGGTCTTATGAATCTCTTCGGCCTCATGATGGAGCTTCATAATCAGACCACGGAGAAGACCAACTGGACTTCTTTCGTGTTCGGCAGTATCGCCGGAGCCGTCTCGTGGGTGGCAGTCTTCATCTATCTCTTCACGTCCCTGGGTAAGGCGAACGTACAGTTCCCCTCTTTCGTCTATGCGATCATCGTAACGTTTCTAGTCTTTTTCAACAGCTTTGCGATAAATATGTTCCTCCAGTACAAGAAGATCGGCCCGTGGAAGAATTATCTCTTCGGAGAGAATGTCTATGTCATACTCAGTCTGGTGTCCAAGAGTCTTCTCGCCTGGCAGGTCTTCGCCGGCACTCTCAGGCCGGTATGA
- a CDS encoding methionine ABC transporter ATP-binding protein has protein sequence MILAVKNLNLSFEDRTGRRKILDDVSFSVEEGQIVGIVGLSGAGKTSLLRTLNLLQPVDSGEIFFDGKNIVNLKDDEIRKMRKKIGVVFQSFNLFRNRTVSQNIAFPLKIQGLTGREVKEKVEKISGELGLDHRIQAYPSQLSGGEQQRAAIARALVMDPKMILLDEPTSALDPKTTGRLLDLVVELNQKHRITFVVVTHDMDVIKRTCDKVAYLENGRLKFFGPAHEFFVKVEKNEVRDFGTPLELDRKAVEHKGKIIRVLFWGKKTHEAVMWKVARELDVSVNILYGKIEELKHGPFGAMIIGIEGEQQDLFIQRLRESVYSLEEVE, from the coding sequence CCAGATCGTCGGCATAGTCGGACTTTCCGGGGCGGGGAAAACTTCTCTGCTCCGGACGCTCAACCTTCTTCAGCCGGTTGACAGCGGCGAGATATTCTTCGATGGAAAGAACATAGTCAATTTGAAAGATGATGAGATAAGAAAGATGCGCAAGAAGATCGGCGTCGTTTTCCAGAGCTTCAACCTCTTCAGAAACCGGACGGTATCGCAGAACATAGCCTTCCCCCTGAAAATACAGGGGCTGACAGGCAGGGAAGTGAAAGAGAAGGTCGAAAAGATCTCCGGCGAGCTCGGCCTCGATCACAGGATACAGGCCTACCCCTCTCAACTGTCCGGAGGAGAGCAGCAGAGGGCCGCAATAGCCAGGGCGCTAGTCATGGATCCAAAGATGATACTTCTGGATGAACCGACCTCGGCCCTCGATCCCAAGACAACCGGCAGGTTACTGGATCTGGTCGTTGAACTCAACCAAAAGCATAGAATCACCTTTGTCGTAGTTACACACGACATGGATGTGATAAAAAGAACCTGCGATAAAGTCGCCTACCTCGAAAACGGCAGATTGAAGTTCTTCGGACCGGCCCACGAATTCTTCGTGAAAGTCGAAAAAAACGAAGTCAGGGATTTTGGAACACCGCTCGAACTGGATAGAAAAGCGGTAGAACATAAAGGCAAGATAATACGGGTCCTCTTCTGGGGGAAGAAGACGCACGAAGCGGTCATGTGGAAAGTCGCCAGGGAACTTGATGTCTCGGTCAACATACTGTACGGCAAAATCGAAGAATTGAAGCACGGGCCCTTCGGTGCTATGATAATCGGTATTGAGGGTGAACAGCAGGACCTGTTCATCCAGCGCCTCAGGGAGTCGGTCTACTCGCTAGAGGAGGTTGAATAA
- the pncA gene encoding bifunctional nicotinamidase/pyrazinamidase, producing MRKALLVVDVQNDFYETGSLPVKGASQINKVINRAMRDPVYTILAGQDWHPSNHMSFAANHRKEPFTPFDNKKGIGPVLWPVHCMQGTPGAEFHPDIESNRFDYIVRKGTHPGVDSYSIFRENDGTNLGTAGLLKALGIEEIDICGLALDYCLKYTVHDALSSGFKIRVIINGTKGVEANEGDVQRTLDEFESAGVELIEK from the coding sequence ATGCGAAAGGCACTTCTGGTTGTCGATGTTCAAAACGACTTCTACGAGACCGGTTCTCTGCCCGTGAAAGGAGCAAGCCAGATAAACAAAGTGATTAACAGAGCCATGAGAGACCCCGTATATACGATACTTGCAGGCCAGGACTGGCACCCCTCAAACCACATGAGTTTCGCGGCGAACCACAGAAAAGAGCCTTTCACGCCGTTCGACAACAAAAAGGGCATCGGACCCGTTCTCTGGCCTGTCCACTGTATGCAGGGAACGCCCGGAGCCGAATTTCACCCGGATATAGAGAGCAACCGGTTTGACTACATAGTGAGAAAGGGGACACATCCGGGAGTAGATAGCTACTCGATCTTCAGAGAAAACGACGGAACGAATCTGGGAACGGCCGGGCTGCTAAAGGCTCTAGGCATTGAGGAGATAGACATCTGCGGACTCGCTCTCGACTATTGCCTGAAATACACGGTTCACGATGCGCTTTCCTCCGGCTTCAAGATAAGGGTAATAATAAACGGGACCAAGGGCGTCGAAGCCAACGAAGGAGATGTTCAGAGAACACTGGACGAATTCGAGAGCGCCGGTGTCGAACTGATAGAAAAATAG
- a CDS encoding UvrD-helicase domain-containing protein yields the protein MRGAAGSGKTLTLAHRAANIAATGKKVLVVTFNITMWHYIRKIMDRIPRDFDFKNIVFTHFHEFCFRELRRMGIEGNLHSGESDDDFFQNKLPGLVKKALESGSNPRWRREKPIYDAILIDEGQDFCWNWYDLLSSYLSPNNELVLFTDSRQNIYGRESWIDEPMRKVQFRGAWNELKDSFRIKGILVDELNRFAAQYIAKNTEDVIVVSGQISLYKEILIWEDVAQHEAKEVCFSAFEYFFDNKVSPSDITILVMDRNFGLDLVNVFQLKGINVNHIFAPDPEYRKHLKELFWMKNPLLKTCTVHSFKGSESKCVILVIPDEGNMVFKRDTVHSIVYTGISRALDSLCVVNCSETYRGFGKEWNRLPIKSSGGNWPFFRKTEIIEF from the coding sequence GTGAGAGGTGCCGCCGGTTCAGGTAAGACCCTCACTCTGGCACACAGAGCGGCCAATATCGCCGCTACGGGCAAGAAAGTGCTAGTGGTTACTTTCAACATCACGATGTGGCATTATATAAGAAAGATAATGGATAGAATCCCGCGGGATTTCGACTTCAAAAATATAGTCTTCACTCATTTCCACGAGTTTTGCTTTAGGGAACTGCGCAGGATGGGTATTGAAGGAAACTTACATTCTGGCGAAAGCGATGACGATTTCTTCCAGAACAAACTTCCCGGCCTTGTTAAGAAAGCTCTTGAAAGTGGTAGCAATCCAAGATGGAGAAGAGAGAAGCCCATTTATGATGCAATTCTTATCGACGAAGGTCAGGACTTTTGCTGGAACTGGTATGATTTGCTCTCATCTTATCTTAGTCCCAATAATGAACTTGTCCTCTTCACAGACTCTCGTCAGAACATATATGGAAGAGAGAGCTGGATAGACGAACCGATGCGAAAAGTCCAGTTTCGCGGAGCCTGGAATGAGCTCAAAGATTCCTTTAGAATTAAAGGAATACTCGTGGATGAGCTGAATCGATTTGCCGCGCAATACATCGCGAAGAACACTGAGGATGTTATCGTTGTGTCAGGACAGATCTCTTTGTATAAAGAAATCCTGATATGGGAAGATGTTGCTCAACATGAAGCAAAGGAGGTCTGTTTTTCAGCCTTTGAATACTTCTTCGACAACAAAGTCTCTCCTTCGGATATCACTATTCTGGTAATGGACAGGAATTTCGGTCTGGATCTTGTGAATGTCTTCCAACTAAAAGGTATAAACGTCAACCACATATTTGCCCCAGACCCGGAGTATCGGAAACACTTGAAAGAACTATTCTGGATGAAGAATCCGCTCCTCAAAACATGCACCGTTCATTCGTTCAAAGGTTCGGAATCCAAGTGCGTTATTTTGGTGATACCTGATGAGGGCAACATGGTTTTCAAAAGAGATACAGTCCACAGTATTGTCTATACGGGAATATCCAGAGCACTTGACAGCCTGTGCGTTGTAAACTGTTCAGAAACTTATAGAGGATTTGGTAAAGAGTGGAACAGGCTTCCAATCAAATCCTCGGGAGGGAACTGGCCATTTTTCCGCAAAACAGAGATTATCGAATTCTAA